Proteins from a single region of Pungitius pungitius chromosome 4, fPunPun2.1, whole genome shotgun sequence:
- the ankrd11 gene encoding ankyrin repeat domain-containing protein 11 isoform X1, which translates to MPKGGGSKTPQLDHFPLNTDMVEKQGGKKDKVLSNKTPKLDRSDGVKEMKEKAPKRKLPFTAGANGDQKYSDSEKPGPERKRIKKEPTNTRKAGLPFGMGMPGIRAGYPLSERQQVALLMQMTAEESVNSPDTTPKHQSQSSMGQKGTPNSASKTKDKVNKRNERGETRLHRAAIRGEVRRIKELISEGADVNVKDFAGWTALHEACNRGYYDVAKQLLAAGAEVNTKGLDDDTPLHDASNNGHFKVVKLLLRYGGDPRQSNRRGETALKVANSPTMLNLLLGKGTYTSSEESSSESSEEEDAPSFAPSSSVDGNNTDSEFEKLKLKGKSMDPPKSAVTPVKDEYEFDEDDEEERVPPVDDKHLLKKDFRKEPVPKTNSLVAIPKMEVKTYSKSNSLTPKKTVRRIISDSNSSDEDDRTCFTPVPTPRQQAQQTNTKTRDSGSMSSKQQKDKNKVKKKRKKESKNNVSKEVRFGKVNDKFCTSDSDCGDLESEDDKGSNSIKDSSATSLKDSPGFNASSSSSHGNSNSQKQVPSLAEQHPKQWRTDGWKTVSSPTWSDVSSLSDSVRTRLSSESDYSSADSSVESIKQVKRKAQENKKKINNVHSSTVEKKNSDLHKNSNADCAISKTDVDGKVLKKHKVKHKHKNKEKDKAPSLVLNQDMNEKFVKSYSFDFDDSRQKSLIVEGESPAESKVKLSKHEKDHSKKEDRLSKSKSEDKDWSSGKEPHRTAKEEKNKKTKDSTKDKTTKEEREKPLKSDKERNVKEKEKPKEDKQKAHKEEKKKKSKDKSSSKTDRKSEQKEEKHLKVDKEKNTKEEKDKCKKDKAQKEEAEYEGFDVNNRFLNLDDTKLSASDDHHDRWGSEMSSDSSLYDDSWDAPVKEYKEYKANNAVKLIVETVKEETRRKDNKVKDKKSDHIEKRSEKDAPSKKKEKDSSEKTNEKKKDWSEKQKLNSSHSVEKEKKRKESMDTVKDKKDKDSLENSRDRKDSYDFIKERKDVKIKQETSRDEYGNDTFFKDIDAVAKSCDIRERNHSGKEKEKKGEGIEKREKIKGDKHKEKTKDRGADPEKDKSEKISAEKTVKEKDADRATKDKKEGVKDKHKECHGKDKDRKMSSEQTKEKKEKASQDKHADREKDFLEVKKEERKPEKIREKTWYKIADIFTDESDDDEDSYNGNVALVPDTIRKDVSPDPDELDHFPSEKIRKSSAEAKYNTEKVKDKEHKEKKKEKATFDMGKERKGSLEKHNKDKKDSVEAKHKERKDRISVESNQEKKNKQKLLDKRDTSEEKTKSKYKDKLEHSKERKPSKGSGENEKSLLEKLEEEAMNDYKDDSNDKNSEISSDSFTDRGHDPVLTAYYDSLNLPDVTEDRRDSLSISTPQDKFREKERHRHSSSSSSKKSHDKEKEKVKKDKGDKRDKTEEIRESYSRRESLPFEKEAMPLEADPYTFPYGSKGDGEDDFDKTLEFEKEMSKKDKDKAAGVISDRTKDKKKKEKHKEKIKEDKNKYIDGFASFKHSKEDVKSGLKDSPQVTVLKERSKEDSPKFDVKKDRSRDTLDKDNRVDHSKSKAKEDNEKLPQSKDSVRKDNRPREKLLVDGDYQMTSFGQMLSLKDQEIEERHKKHKERMKQMEKLRPKSGDTKLKTKSTEEVRKSRSELSSKKSNSLESGLKEKKLKDVGLPAQMMSPSRKFQPADSQNSKDWLASHQMKENLPASPRPDKNRPTGVPTPTSVISCPSFEEVMQTPRTPSCSAEDYPDIMLDGLDCQNSSAMTMSMNACSPSFFESRYSNSQSFQEGTCPTPAKNLQLPLVSRSASSDVRRPLEDEFKAEADKFLRQQSDSAAEFDPPSPSQTLEDKLATVDGLECLPSPYFSPLRLLSPRREPGLPAPDVLAPTLAVIEGNEHFPDSVYHNFLPKPSTPVHRPDPQEPCFDIAAPPTPAPAALPPLDIDDISEPHHSEPNRVLSDLPSLTEEQEEEDEDEDEEEEDDEEEEEEEEEEEEEEAEEAEECFEDDVDLDERADGDHCTVEEPEPTRDRCCFSPPVEDPLRKSWPAESPGRPEPEIQELTPTHSAPNQGDNCFDQSIGWDPDLDLKSPHRTYGEIEAAVSKITSPYHSDSEMQHLSGHPSVAAPYAAWNRWHKEDTDDFDEQKEAVADIPSPERPDTAIEEEPNFLHTSSSSNRLESFFHDCNRPSIEESPQMVTELTCEEPDSRQPTHSFGATTESHMAPAVASEPVVPWADPFSAEPDELDDLGPFSLPELPLPDKSEEAESREPEPVERIRTVLTHIGPSIKDRGDLAIMEVDLPSLAKTPSPAAQQGLGELTGQDLVVLSPHDNFQPAMDLEPINGSRCVIQQQGGMLERKGAYGEPDELEPSILFSSVKPDPSKQHPFEIHSHSESLALPTESAVKSEVKPKEMSEPVTESVTCSPVPQLPVAVALSSAVELPDTPETPSKVTAVAPAAVSTTVDVPKKVDEIPQRITRNRAKNNPSVLAVPSTSSIITLSSTATLVTTSPTVTLNPIPTRTPTPTSAASFPALKNESVITVSSAASNLTPAVSVSTSVTTPTPLVMSKTTKGRPVPLEEEESQNQHPRKRRFPRSAGQQVQVQLVNTAMQQTREMIQQTLAVIVNAIKLDDIEPYHSDRSNPYFEYLQIRKKIEEKRKILCFITPQAPQCYAEYVTYTGSYLLDGKPLSKLHIPVIAPPPSLSEPLKELFRQQEAVRGKLRLQHSIEREKLIVSCEQEVLRVHCRAARTIANQAVPFSACTMLLDSEVYNMPSESQGDENKSVRDRFNARQFISWIQDVDDKYDRMKTCLLMRQQHEAAALNAVQRMEWQLKVQELDPAGHKSLCVNEVPSFYVPMVDVNDDFVLLPA; encoded by the exons ATGCCCAAAGGTGGGGGATCTAAAACCCCCCAGCTGGACCACTTCCCACTCAACACCGACATGGTGGAAAAGCAGGGTGGGAAGAag GATAAAGTTTTGTCAAATAAGACTCCCAAATTGGATCGCAGTGATGGGGTCAAAGAGATGAAAGAAAAGGCCCCTAAAAGGAAGCTGCCGTTTACTGCTGGAGCTAATGGAGACCAGAAATATTCTGACTCAG AGAAACCAGGTCCAGAGCGGAAGCGCATCAAGAAGGAGCCCACCAACACCCGGAAGGCGGGTTTGCCGTTTGGAATGGGGATGCCAGGAATCCGGGCCGGTTACCCCCTCTCTGAGCGGCAGCAGGTGGCCTTGCTCATGCAAATGACAGCTGAGGAGTCCGTCAACAGTCCAG ACACAACACCAAAGCATCAGTCACAGTCCAGTATGGGTCAGAAGGGAACGCCAAACTCTGCATCTAAAACCAAAGACAAAGTGAATAAACGgaatgagagaggagagacTCGGCTGCACAGAGCAGCAATCCGTGGAGAGGTACGCCGCATCAAGGAGCTCATCAGCGAGGGAGCTGATGTGAATGTAAAAGACTTTGCAG GCTGGACTGCATTGCATGAGGCGTGCAACAGAGGCTATTATGACGTGGCCAAGCAGCTGCTGGCAGCCGGAGCAGAGGTCAACACCAAGGGTCTGGATGATGATACCCCTCTACACGATGCATCCAACAACGGACATTTCAAG GTGGTTAAACTACTTTTACGGTATGGAGGGGACCCACGTCAAAGCAACAGGAGAGGTGAGACTGCATTGAAGGTTGCCAACTCTCCAACTATGCTGAATCTTTTGCTGGGGAAAGGCACTTACACCTCAAGTGAAGAAAGTTCATCAG aaTCTTCAGAGGAAGAAGATGCACCTTCATTTGCTCCTTCCAGTTCTGTCGATGGCAATAACACAGACTCTGAGTTTGAGAAGTTGAAGTTGAAAGGGAAATCCATGGACCCTCCTAAATCTGCTGTCACACCTGTAAAAGACGAATATGAATtcgatgaggatgatgaggaggaacGTGTTCCTCCTGTGGATGATAAACACCTCTTGAAAAAAGACTTCCGTAAGGAACCAGTCCCCAAGACCAACAGCCTCGTCGCAATACCCAAGATGGAGGTCAAAACCTATTCCAAAAGCAACTCGCTCACACCAAAGAAAACTGTCAGGCGGATCATCTCGGACAGCAACAGTTCAGACGAGGATGATAGGACGTGTTTCACGCCGGTGCCTACGCCAAGGCAACAAGCCCAGCAAACGAATACCAAGACGAGAGACTCTGGCAGCATGAGCtctaaacaacaaaaagacaagaATAAAGTCAAAAAGAAACGGAAGAAGGAGAGTAAAAACAATGTTAGTAAAGAAGTGAGGTTCGGAAAAGTCAATGACAAGTTCTGTACATCGGACTCTGATTGTGGAGATTTGGAGAGTGAGGATGATAAGGGCTCAAACAGTATAAAGGACTCTTCTGCGACAAGTTTAAAAGACTCCCCCGGCTTTAAcgcatcctcctcatcctcccatGGAAACTCCAACTCTCAGAAACAAGTACCATCATTAGCAGAACAGCATCCAAAGCAGTGGAGGACCGATGGCTGGAAGACCGTGTCGTCTCCGACGTGGTCCGACGTCAGTTCCCTCTCAGATTCGGTCAGAACACGACTGTCCAGTGAGTCCGACTACTCCTCGGCCGATTCCAGTGTCGAGTCaataaaacaagtcaagaggaAAGCACAGGAGAACAAAAAGAAGATTAACAACGTGCACAGTAGCACAGTAGAGAAGAAGAATTCTGACCTCCACAAAAACTCCAATGCAGATTGTGCGATCTCCAAAACCGACGTGGATGGCAAAGTGCTGAAAAAGCATAAAGTCAAGCATAagcacaaaaataaagaaaaggacaaagctCCTAGTCTAGTTCTCAATCAAGACATGAATGAGAAATTTGTCAAGAGCTATTCTTTTGATTTCGATGATTCAAGGCAGAAGTCTCTAATCGTCGAGGGAGAATCGCCAGCTGAGAGCAAGGTCAAGTTATCCAAACACGAAAAAGACCATTCAAAAAAAGAGGATAGGCTTTCGAAAAGCAAGTCCGAGGATAAGGATTGGTCATCTGGAAAAGAGCCGCACAGAACagcaaaagaagagaaaaataagaagACAAAAGACTCCACCAAGGATAAGACGaccaaggaggagagggagaagcctTTAAAATCTGACAAGGAGAGAAATgtcaaggagaaggagaagcccAAGGAGGATAAACAAAAAGCTcacaaggaggagaaaaagaaaaagtccaaGGACAAGTCCTCCTCCAAGACAGACCGGAAAAGTGAGCAGAAAGAGGAGAAACATCTGAAGGTGGACAAGGAGAAAAACaccaaggaggagaaggacaaatgtaaaaaagacaaagcaCAGAAGGAAGAGGCCGAGTACGAAGGCTTCGACGTAAATAACCGCTTCCTCAACTTGGATGACACAAAGCTCAGTGCCTCAGATGACCACCATGACAGATGGGGCTCGGAGATGTCTTCTGACTCCTCCCTTTATGACGACAGTTGGGACGCTCCTGTCAAGGAGTACAAGGAATACAAAGCCAACAACGCTGTTAAACTAATTGTTGAGACCGTTAAGGAAGAGACCAGGAGGAAAGATAACAAAGTCAAGGACAAGAAATCTGATCACATCGAGAAAAGATCAGAGAAAGATGCTCCTtctaagaaaaaggaaaaagactcctctgaaaagacaaatgaaaagaaaaaagactggTCAGAAAAGCAGAAATTAAACTCCAGTCACTCAgtcgaaaaagaaaagaaacggaaggagtccatgGACAcagtcaaagacaaaaaagacaagGACTCTTTAGAGAACAGTCGAGACCGTAAAGACTCGTATGACTTCATCAAGGAACGAAAAGACGTcaaaatcaagcaggaaacatCAAGAGATGAATATGGGAATGACACTTTCTTCAAAGACATTGATGCTGTCGCTAAATCATGTGATatcagagagagaaatcactctggaaaggagaaagaaaagaagggcGAGGGAATTGAAAAACGAGAAAAGATCAAAGGTGACaagcacaaagagaaaacaaaagacagagGAGCTGATCCAGAGAAAGATAAGAGCGAGAAAATCTCAGCGGAGAAGACTGTCAAGGAAAAGGACGCGGACAGGGCCACCAAAGACAAGAAGGAGGgagtcaaagacaaacacaaagagtgTCATGGCAAAGACAAAGATCGAAAGATGTCTTCAGAGCAGaccaaggaaaaaaaagaaaaggcttctCAAGACAAACATGCTGATAGGGAGAAGGATTTTCTGGAGgtaaaaaaggaggaaagaaaacctGAGAAAATCCGTGAGAAAACGTGGTACAAGATCGCGGACATCTTTACTGATGAAAGTGATGACGATGAGGACAGCTACAATGGCAATGTTGCACTTGTGCCCGACACCATCAGAAAAGACGTATCACCTGATCCGGATGAGCTGGATCATTTCCCGTCAGAAAAAATAAGGAAATCGTCTGCAGAGGCCAAATATAACACAGAAAAGGTAAAGGACAAAgaacacaaagagaagaagaaagaaaaggccacATTTGACATgggcaaagagagaaagggCTCTCTagagaaacacaacaaagacaagaaagaCTCTGTAGaggcaaaacacaaagaaagaaaagacagaatATCAGTGGAATCAAAtcaggagaagaagaataagCAGAAGCTGTTGGACAAAAGGGACACCAGTGAGGAAAAGACCAAGAGCAAATATAAAGACAAGCTCGAGCATTCTAAGGAAAGGAAACCCTCCAAAGGCAGTGGTGAGAATGAAAAGTCCCTGTTAGAAAAATTGGAGGAAGAAGCCATGAATGACTACAAGGATGACTCCAATGACAAGAACAGCGAAATCTCTTCAGATAGTTTCACCGACCGAGGTCACGACCCCGTCCTGACTGCTTACTACGACTCCCTCAACCTGCCCGATGTGACCGAGGACAGGAGGGACTCCCTGTCCATATCCACACCCCAAGACAAGTtccgagagaaagagaggcaccggcattcctcctcttcctcgtccaaGAAAAGCCACgacaaggaaaaggaaaaggtcaAGAAGGACAAAGGGGACAAACGGGACAAGACGGAGGAGATCAGAGAGTCCTACAGCCGCAGAGAGAGTCTACCTTTTGAGAAGGAGGCCATGCCTCTTGAGGCGGACCCTTACACATTCCCGTACGGGAGTAAGGGAGACGGCGAAGACGACTTTGATAAAACATTGgagtttgaaaaagaaatgtccaaaaaggacaaagacaaagcagcTGGAGTCATCAGTGACAGGAcaaaggacaaaaagaaaaaggaaaagcataaggaaaaaataaaggagGACAAGAACAAGTACATTGATGGCTTTGCATCATTTAAACACTCCAAAGAGGATGTGAAGTCAGGGTTGAAAGACAGCCCACAGGTCACGGTTCTGAAGGAAAGGTCAAAAGAAGACAGTCCTAAATTTGATGTGAAAAAGGACAGAAGTCGGGATACGTTGGACAAAGACAACCGAGTGGATCACAGTAAATCTAAAGCCAAGGAGGACAATGAAAAACTCCCTCAGTCCAAGGACTCTGTAAGGAAGGATAATCGTCCACGTGAAAAACTGCTGGTGGATGGTGATTATCAAATGACCAGCTTCGGTCAGATGCTGAGTCTCAAAGACCAGGAGATTGAAGAGCGCCacaagaaacacaaagagaggaTGAAGCAAATGGAGAAGCTGAGGCCCAAGTCGGGGGACACTAAGCTCAAGACCAAGTCCACGGAGGAGGTACGGAAAAGCCGCAGTGAGCTATCATCGAAGAAGTCCAACAGTCTGGAGTCGGGTCTTAAAGAGAAGAAGCTCAAGGATGTGGGTCTCCCGGCCCAAATGATGTCGCCAAGCAGGAAGTTCCAGCCTGCAGACAGTCAAAACTCAAAGGACTGGCTGGCTAGCCATCAAATGAAGGAGAACCTTCCTGCTTCTCCCAGGCCGGATAAAAACAGGCCAACGGGTGTACCCACGCCGACATCGGTCATCTCCTGCCCCAGCTTTGAGGAAGTGATGCAGACCCCGCGTACCCCGTCCTGCAGTGCAGAGGATTACCCCGACATCATGTTGGACGGGCTGGACTGCCAGAACTCGTCGGCTATGACCATGTCGATGAACGCCTGCTCGCCGTCCTTCTTTGAGAG CAGGTACTCTAACTCCCAGAGTTTCCAGGAGGGTACATGTCCCACACCCGCGAAGAACCTCCAGCTGCCACTTGTCAGTCGATCTGCATCTTCTGACGTCCGCAGGCCACTAGAGGATGAGTTCAAGGCTGAGGCTGACAAGTTCCTTCGACAGCAGAGTGATTCTGCTGCTGAATTTGATCCGCCATCACCCTCCCAAACTTTAGAGGACAAATTAGCGACTGTGGATGGCCTGGAGTGCCTCCCATCTCCTTATTTCTCCCCACTAAGGCTGCTCTCCCCTCGGCGGGAGCCAGGCCTTCCAGCGCCAGATGTGCTAGCACCAACCCTTGCTGTCATTGAGGGAAATGAACACTTTCCTGACAGTGTGTACCACAATTTCTTGCCCAAACCTTCTACTCCGGTTCACAGGCCGGATCCCCAGGAGCCTTGCTTTGACATCGCTGCCCCACCTACCCCGGCTCCTGCTGCTCTGCCCCCCCTGGACATCGATGACATCTCTGAGCCTCACCACAGTGAACCTAACCGGGTCCTGTCAGATCTTCCCTCTCTCactgaggagcaggaagaggaagatgaagatgaagatgaggaggaggaagacgatgaggaggaggaggaggaggaagaggaagaggaggaggaggaggcggaagaagcagaagagtgCTTTGAGGATGACGTGGATTTGGATGAGAGGGCTGATGGAGACCACTGTACAGTGGAGGAACCGGAGCCAACAAGGGACCGGTGTTGTTTCTCCCCTCCAGTAGAGGACCCTCTTAGGAAGAGCTGGCCTGCAGAATCTCCAGGCCGACCGGAACCGGAGATCCAAGAGCTCACTCCAACACACTCTGCACCCAACCAGGGAGATAACTGTTTTGATCAGAGCATAGGTTGGGACCCTGACTTGGATCTCAAGTCTCCCCACAGGACGTATGGAGAGATAGAGGCTGCTGTCTCCAAAATAACTAGTCCTTACCATTCAGACAGTGAGATGCAGCACTTGTCGGGTCACCCTTCTGTCGCAGCCCCTTATGCTGCCTGGAATAGGTGGCACAAAGAGGACACAGACGACTTTGACGAACAGAAGGAGGCGGTGGCTGACATCCCCTCTCCAGAGAGGCCTGACACAGCAATTGAGGAGGAACCCAACTTTTTACACACCTCATCATCCTCCAATAGACTGGAGTCTTTCTTCCACGACTGCAACAGGCCTAGCATAGAAGAAAGTCCTCAGATGGTAACCGAATTGACGTGTGAAGAACCAGACAGCAGACAGCCCACGCACAGCTTCGGTGCTACCACGGAGAGCCACATGGCTCCAGCTGTGGCCTCTGAGCCCGTGGTGCCCTGGGCCGACCCATTCTCTGCCGAGCCAGATGAACTGGATGACCTGGGGCCGTTCTCTTTGCCTGAACTACCACTACCGGACAAGTCCGAAGAGGCGGAGTCTCGAGAGCCAGAGCCAGTTGAACGCATCAGGACTGTGCTCACCCACATTGGACCTAGCATTAAAGACAGAGGTGACCTGGCCATAATGGAGGTGGACCTACCGAGCCTGGCTAAGACGCCAAGCCCCGCTGCACAGCAGGGTTTAGGAGAACTCACTGGACAAGACTTGGTCGTACTGTCACCGCATGACAACTTCCAGCCAGCGATGGATCTCGAGCCAATTAACGGCTCTCGCTGTGTAATACAGCAACAGGGCGGCATGTTGGAACGAAAAGGAGCTTACGGGGAACCTGATGAGTTGGAACCCAGCATATTGTTTTCATCCGTCAAACCAGATCCCAGTAAGCAACATCCCTTTGAGATCCACTCCCATAGCGAGTCTTTGGCGTTACCAACGGAGTCGGCTGTCAAATCAGAGGTGAAACCGAAGGAGATGTCTGAGCCTGTAACAGAGTCCGTCACATGCAGTCCTGTTCCTCAGCTCCCAGTGGCGGTGGCACTCTCCAGCGCAGTGGAGCTACCGGACACTCCGGAGACGCCGTCCAAGGTAACTGCAGTAGCGCCGGCCGCTGTCTCTACCACGGTAGACGTCCCCAAGAAGGTAGACGAAATCCCTCAGCGGATCACTCGCAACCGCGCCAAGAACAATCCCTCTGTGCTAGCCGTCCCATCCACCTCCAGCATAATAACCTTGTCCTCCACTGCCACCCTTGTAACGACCAGTCCGACAGTGACCCTTAATCCAATTCCCACGAGAACGCCGACACCCACCTCGGCGGCTTCCTTTCCAGCTCTGAAGAACGAGTCTGTGATTACGGTGTCCTCGGCTGCATCTAACCTAACCCCGGCGGTGTCGGTCTCTACTTCCGTGACAACTCCTACCCCACTGGTTATGAGTAAGACGACGAAAGGTCGCCCGGtccctctggaggaggaggagtctcaGAACCAGCACCCGCGGAAGAGAAGATTCCCACGTTCTGCCGGGCAGCAGGTCCAGGTTCAGCTGGTAAACACAGCCATGCAGCAGACTAGGGAAATGATCCAACAGACTTTGGCCGTAATCGTCAACGCCATCAAGCTGGACGATATTGAGCCCTACCACAGTGACCGATCCAACCCATACTTTGAGTACCTGCAGATCAGGAAGAAGattgaagaaaagagaaagatccTTTGCTTCATCACCCCACAGGCCCCCCAGTGTTACGCTGAATACGTGACGTACACCGGCTCGTACCTGCTGGACGGCAAACCTCTCAGCAAGCTTCACATCCCTGTG ATTGCCCCACCTCCATCGCTTTCTGAACCTCTGAAGGAGCTTTTCAGACAACAGGAGGCAGTAAGAGGGAAGCTTCGGTTGCAGCACAGCATAGAACGG GAGAAGCTGATTGTATCATGTGAGCAGGAGGTTTTAAGGGTCCACTGCAGGGCGGCCAGAACAATAGCCAACCAGGCTGTGCCATTCAGTGCCTGCACCATGCTGTTGGACTCTGAAGTGTACAATATGCCATCAGAGAGCCAG GGAGATGAGAACAAATCTGTGAGAGATCGCTTCAACGCTCGTCAGTTCATTTCCTGGATCCAGGATGTGGATGATAAATACGACCGCATGAAG acatgTCTGTTGATGCGGCAGCAGCACGAGGCAGCAGCCCTGAACGCAGTGCAAAGGATGGAATGGCAGCTGAAGGTCCAGGAGCTGGACCCAGCAGGGCACAAGTCCCTCTGTGTCAACGAAGTGCCGTCCTTCTACGTGCCAATGGTCGACGTCAACGACGACTTTGTCCTGCTGCCTGCATGA